From Saccharothrix espanaensis DSM 44229, the proteins below share one genomic window:
- a CDS encoding VOC family protein, whose translation MTGPSSSPVRGVRRVELTTADPEPVADFYAHLLGWVVIAEPGGVFSGWVGDRLAVRVLPGGDGFRVVFAGPDPRGLRDGAAVDRGRVLHGPWAPPPRAGEPCWAEFSATSPVVSSDTPSGTSSDTPFGADDDYWTGELGWRCRTPDEPYTVYDTAAEQRAVAGRLAGEGDQRWTCFFAVPDTDKTAAVAAETGGRVVVPPGERPTGRVAVLEDPSGARFAVLQDPAGWGGAWHTP comes from the coding sequence GTGACCGGTCCTTCCAGCAGCCCCGTGCGCGGTGTGCGCCGCGTCGAGCTGACCACCGCCGACCCCGAGCCGGTCGCCGACTTCTACGCCCACCTGCTCGGCTGGGTCGTCATCGCCGAGCCGGGCGGGGTGTTCTCCGGCTGGGTGGGCGACCGGCTGGCCGTGCGGGTGCTGCCGGGCGGCGACGGCTTCCGGGTGGTGTTCGCCGGGCCGGACCCGCGCGGGCTGCGCGACGGCGCGGCGGTCGACCGGGGGCGGGTGCTGCACGGGCCGTGGGCGCCGCCGCCGCGCGCGGGGGAGCCGTGCTGGGCGGAGTTCTCCGCCACGTCCCCTGTCGTCTCCTCGGACACGCCCTCCGGCACGTCCTCGGACACGCCCTTCGGGGCCGACGACGACTACTGGACCGGGGAGCTGGGCTGGCGCTGCCGCACCCCGGACGAGCCGTACACCGTCTACGACACGGCCGCGGAGCAGCGGGCGGTCGCGGGCCGGCTGGCGGGCGAGGGCGACCAGCGTTGGACGTGCTTCTTCGCGGTGCCCGACACGGACAAGACCGCGGCGGTGGCGGCCGAGACCGGGGGCCGGGTGGTCGTGCCGCCGGGCGAGCGGCCCACCGGCCGGGTGGCGGTGCTGGAGGACCCGTCGGGCGCCCGGTTCGCCGTCCTGCAGGACCCGGCCGGCTGGGGCGGCGCCTGGCACACGCCCTAA
- a CDS encoding glycerophosphodiester phosphodiesterase family protein, translating into MTANHPYLSGPHPRPYAHRGWHLDDLDGMENSLAAFRRATTEGYRYLETDVHATADGVVVVHHDDTLDRTTDGVGPVAGQPWSAVSRAKVGGREPVTRLADLLEELPDALLNIDVKADHAVGPVIDLLRATDTLHRVCLASFSDARLARLRRLAGPDLLTSMGPRSAGSLWATGRVPALRLPVTGRIAQVPATQGRLTVVDERFVRAAHRRGLEVHVWTIDTAEQMTALLDIGVDGLVSDRPDVLRDVLKARGAWAGD; encoded by the coding sequence GTGACCGCGAACCACCCGTACCTGTCCGGACCGCACCCGAGGCCCTACGCCCACCGCGGCTGGCACCTCGACGACCTGGACGGCATGGAGAACTCGCTCGCGGCGTTCCGGCGCGCCACCACCGAGGGGTACCGCTACCTGGAGACCGACGTGCACGCCACCGCCGACGGTGTCGTCGTCGTGCACCACGACGACACCCTCGACCGCACCACCGACGGCGTCGGCCCCGTCGCCGGCCAACCGTGGTCCGCCGTCTCCCGCGCCAAGGTCGGCGGCCGCGAACCGGTCACCCGGCTCGCCGACCTGCTCGAAGAACTCCCCGACGCGCTGCTCAACATCGACGTCAAGGCCGACCACGCCGTCGGGCCCGTCATCGACCTGCTGCGCGCCACCGACACCCTGCACCGGGTGTGCCTGGCCTCGTTCTCCGACGCCCGCCTGGCCCGCCTGCGCCGGCTGGCCGGACCCGACCTGCTCACCTCCATGGGACCCCGCTCGGCGGGCTCGCTGTGGGCCACCGGCCGGGTGCCCGCGCTGCGCCTGCCGGTCACCGGCCGCATCGCCCAGGTGCCCGCCACCCAAGGCCGCCTCACCGTCGTCGACGAGCGGTTCGTGCGCGCCGCCCACCGCCGCGGCCTGGAGGTCCACGTGTGGACCATCGACACCGCCGAGCAGATGACCGCCCTGCTCGACATCGGCGTCGACGGCCTGGTGAGCGACCGCCCCGACGTCCTGCGTGACGTGCTCAAGGCGCGCGGGGCATGGGCCGGCGACTGA
- a CDS encoding alpha/beta fold hydrolase — protein MPRFTTHDGTESAYHLTGSGDPLLCVPGGPGRASRYLGDLGGLGAHRQLVLLDNRGTGDSAAPADPASYRRDRLAADVEALRAHLGLDRVDLLGHSAGAGIAIAYAEQHPDRPSSLILLTPALSAVGLAATEQDWADHAATVAHQPWQADAVRALLAWSGGEDTRENRLAAAPLFYGRWDEAAHAHAEAEESERNPDAQAGYRAPGAFDPDRTRAALAALRVPTLALAGGADPLSPPHLVRQLAALIPGAAYAEVPDAGHFPWLDDPRCLVDTIAAFLSR, from the coding sequence GTGCCCCGCTTCACGACCCACGACGGTACCGAATCGGCCTACCACCTGACCGGCTCCGGCGACCCGCTGCTGTGCGTGCCGGGCGGGCCGGGCCGCGCCTCCCGCTACCTCGGCGACCTCGGAGGTCTGGGCGCGCACCGGCAGCTGGTGCTGCTGGACAACCGCGGTACCGGCGACTCCGCGGCCCCGGCCGACCCGGCGTCCTACCGGCGCGACCGGCTGGCCGCCGACGTCGAGGCGCTGCGCGCCCACCTCGGCCTGGACCGGGTCGACCTGCTCGGCCACTCCGCCGGGGCGGGGATCGCGATCGCCTACGCCGAACAGCACCCCGACCGGCCCTCGAGCCTGATCCTGCTCACCCCGGCGCTGTCCGCCGTCGGCCTGGCCGCCACCGAACAGGACTGGGCCGACCACGCCGCGACCGTCGCCCACCAGCCGTGGCAGGCCGACGCGGTGCGCGCGCTGCTGGCGTGGAGCGGCGGCGAGGACACCCGCGAGAACCGGCTGGCCGCCGCGCCGCTGTTCTACGGCCGCTGGGACGAGGCGGCCCACGCGCACGCCGAAGCCGAGGAGAGCGAACGCAACCCCGACGCCCAGGCCGGCTACCGCGCGCCGGGCGCGTTCGACCCCGACCGGACCCGCGCCGCCCTGGCCGCGCTGCGCGTGCCGACCCTCGCCCTCGCGGGCGGCGCCGACCCGCTGTCGCCGCCGCACCTGGTCAGGCAGCTCGCGGCGCTGATCCCGGGCGCGGCCTACGCCGAGGTGCCCGACGCGGGCCACTTCCCGTGGCTGGACGACCCGCGCTGCCTGGTCGACACGATCGCCGCCTTCCTGTCCCGCTGA
- a CDS encoding DHA2 family efflux MFS transporter permease subunit translates to MTSETRKWGTLVLGCLAMLLLAVDLTVLHLAVPALVADLGPSATQVLWIADAYGFALAGLLVTMGNLGDRWGRKRLLLVGAAGFGVASVCTAYAPTPELLIVARALLGVAGATIMPSTLSIIRNVFTDARERTTAVGIWSGVGAAGFAVGPIVGGLLLDRFWWGSVFLVNVPVVALIVGLGVVLLPESRNPSPGRLDLLSVVLSVVGVVAVVYAVKEAAHDGFGVGVVVAAVVGVAAVVVFGRRQTRLEEPLIDVRLFAVRAFSASIGATLVAMFASLSLSLVLAQYLQLVLGWTPLQAGLGGLPGGVCGAVGGGLAGVLVTRWGRAAVVACGLGLTAVGFGLFAAVLSVDATFWAMLPAMVVYGTGVGFAFAVTNDTVLASVPRERAGAAASIAETATEMGGALGIAVLGSVLGAVYRGDLVLPAGVPAEAGESLAATLHAAAGLPGEVAGPLAAAARAAFVDGAATSMWVCAGVLVVLAVVAGRVLRPVPKVIDDPGVGDPRPVAS, encoded by the coding sequence ATGACGAGCGAGACCCGCAAGTGGGGCACCTTGGTGTTGGGGTGTCTGGCGATGCTGTTGTTGGCGGTCGACCTGACCGTGCTGCACCTGGCGGTGCCGGCGCTGGTGGCCGATCTGGGGCCGTCGGCCACGCAGGTGCTGTGGATCGCCGACGCCTACGGGTTCGCGCTGGCCGGGCTGCTGGTGACGATGGGCAACCTGGGCGACCGGTGGGGCCGCAAGCGGCTGCTGCTGGTGGGGGCGGCCGGGTTCGGGGTGGCGTCGGTGTGCACGGCGTACGCGCCGACGCCGGAGTTGTTGATCGTGGCGCGGGCGCTGCTGGGGGTGGCGGGCGCGACGATCATGCCGTCGACGCTGTCGATCATCCGCAACGTGTTCACCGACGCGCGGGAGCGCACGACCGCGGTGGGGATCTGGAGCGGGGTGGGCGCGGCCGGGTTCGCGGTGGGGCCGATCGTGGGCGGGCTGCTGCTGGACCGGTTCTGGTGGGGGTCGGTGTTCCTGGTCAACGTGCCGGTGGTGGCGTTGATCGTCGGGTTGGGCGTGGTGCTGCTGCCGGAGTCGCGCAACCCGAGTCCGGGCCGGTTGGACCTGTTGTCGGTGGTGCTGTCGGTGGTGGGCGTGGTGGCGGTGGTGTACGCGGTGAAGGAGGCGGCGCACGACGGGTTCGGCGTTGGGGTGGTGGTCGCGGCCGTGGTGGGGGTGGCGGCGGTGGTGGTGTTCGGGCGGCGGCAGACGCGGCTGGAGGAGCCGTTGATCGACGTGCGGCTGTTCGCGGTGCGGGCGTTCTCGGCGTCGATCGGGGCGACGCTGGTGGCGATGTTCGCGAGCTTGTCGCTGTCGCTGGTGTTGGCGCAGTACCTGCAACTGGTGTTGGGGTGGACGCCGTTGCAGGCCGGGCTGGGCGGGTTGCCGGGCGGGGTGTGCGGCGCGGTCGGCGGCGGGCTGGCCGGGGTGCTGGTGACGCGGTGGGGCCGGGCGGCGGTGGTGGCGTGCGGGCTGGGGTTGACCGCGGTCGGGTTCGGGCTGTTCGCGGCGGTGCTGTCGGTCGACGCGACGTTCTGGGCGATGCTGCCCGCGATGGTCGTCTACGGGACCGGGGTGGGGTTCGCGTTCGCGGTCACCAACGACACGGTGCTGGCGTCGGTGCCCCGGGAGCGGGCCGGCGCGGCGGCGTCGATCGCCGAGACGGCGACCGAGATGGGCGGGGCGTTGGGGATCGCGGTGCTGGGCAGCGTGCTGGGCGCGGTGTACCGGGGTGACCTGGTGCTGCCGGCGGGGGTGCCGGCCGAGGCGGGCGAGTCGCTGGCGGCCACGCTGCACGCGGCGGCGGGCCTGCCGGGCGAGGTCGCGGGGCCGCTGGCGGCGGCGGCGCGGGCGGCGTTCGTGGACGGCGCGGCGACGAGCATGTGGGTGTGCGCGGGCGTGTTGGTGGTGTTGGCGGTGGTCGCGGGCCGGGTGCTGCGCCCGGTGCCGAAGGTGATCGACGACCCGGGTGTCGGGGACCCCCGCCCGGTGGCGTCTTGA
- a CDS encoding putative bifunctional diguanylate cyclase/phosphodiesterase: protein MDGDGALHREVLDRADVGFGVTDGEGVLRWVNPALARILGVAVDRVAGRSLPALLPGVPERPRSGLALLAAGAVREDHRWLEVTCQPLERDGGLLYRVADVTAWRDRELEATHEADALRRAQVSGRMGTWEWHIAEDCVVWSDTLLEMFGLPPGTRMDFGSYASLVHPEDLATVRAALEEAMRSGAGFSYTHRVVVAGRRPERWFECFGEFVLDGDGTPVRALGTAHDITGARRVHDELRALAEQDPLTGLANRRAVTRELERRLGAGGSGALLLLDLDNFKDVNDLRGHAVGDRLMKTLAGALRSRLSPPQTIGRLGGDEFAVVLPGCSAAEAAVVADGLRDAVASLPLVAASAHVTVSTGVAEYGSGDTWELVLANADLALYASKAAGRNRVTVYEPGHYADTAKRVSVMDRLRAALDGGGLALHAMPMVQLSTGRTLGHELLLRLEDGQEPRLGPAEFLPEAERSNLVLDIDRWVLSTAIDTLVRHPDLDLRFNVNVSGRTLEDEDFGGFVLDRLATAGVAPGRLGLEITETAAVTNLDAARALAVQLRGFGCRITLDDFGSGFGSFVHLKHLPITGIKIDGEFVRGIDERSTDAVLVAGIVEIARGLGLSAVAEWVERPAQVATLIGLGVRVGQGFHLGRPVPLAQILSAAPVTPNGALSTPSAGAEDRARS from the coding sequence GTGGACGGCGACGGCGCGTTGCACCGGGAGGTGCTCGACCGGGCCGATGTGGGTTTCGGTGTGACCGACGGCGAGGGTGTGCTGCGCTGGGTGAACCCGGCGTTGGCGCGGATCCTGGGTGTCGCGGTGGACCGGGTGGCCGGCCGGTCGCTGCCCGCGTTGCTGCCCGGGGTGCCCGAGCGGCCCCGGTCGGGGCTGGCGCTGTTGGCGGCGGGCGCGGTGCGGGAGGACCACCGGTGGCTGGAGGTGACCTGCCAGCCGTTGGAGCGCGACGGTGGGCTGCTCTACCGGGTGGCCGACGTGACGGCGTGGCGGGACCGAGAGCTGGAGGCCACGCACGAGGCGGACGCGTTGCGCCGGGCCCAGGTGTCGGGCCGGATGGGCACGTGGGAGTGGCACATCGCCGAGGACTGCGTGGTGTGGTCGGACACGCTGCTGGAGATGTTCGGGCTGCCGCCGGGCACGAGGATGGACTTCGGCTCCTACGCCTCGCTGGTGCACCCGGAGGACCTCGCGACGGTGCGGGCGGCGTTGGAGGAGGCGATGCGCTCGGGCGCGGGCTTCTCCTACACCCACCGGGTGGTGGTGGCCGGCCGGCGCCCGGAGCGCTGGTTCGAGTGCTTCGGCGAGTTCGTGCTGGACGGGGACGGGACGCCGGTGCGGGCGTTGGGCACGGCGCACGACATCACCGGTGCGCGCCGCGTGCACGACGAGCTGCGGGCGTTGGCCGAGCAGGACCCGTTGACGGGGTTGGCGAACCGGCGCGCGGTGACCCGTGAGCTGGAGCGCCGGTTGGGCGCGGGCGGGTCGGGGGCGTTGCTGCTGCTGGACCTGGACAACTTCAAGGACGTCAACGACCTGCGTGGGCACGCGGTGGGCGACCGGTTGATGAAGACGTTGGCGGGGGCGTTGCGGTCGCGGTTGTCGCCGCCGCAGACGATCGGCCGGCTGGGCGGTGACGAGTTCGCGGTGGTGCTGCCGGGGTGTTCGGCGGCGGAGGCCGCGGTGGTGGCGGACGGGCTGCGCGACGCGGTGGCGTCGCTGCCGCTGGTGGCGGCGTCGGCGCACGTGACGGTGTCGACGGGGGTGGCGGAGTACGGGTCGGGCGACACGTGGGAGCTGGTGCTGGCCAACGCCGATCTGGCGCTGTACGCGTCGAAGGCGGCGGGCCGCAACCGGGTGACGGTGTACGAGCCGGGGCACTACGCGGACACCGCGAAGCGGGTGTCGGTGATGGACCGGCTGCGGGCGGCGTTGGACGGCGGCGGGTTGGCGTTGCACGCGATGCCGATGGTGCAGCTGTCGACCGGTCGGACGTTGGGCCACGAGCTGTTGCTGCGCCTGGAGGACGGGCAGGAGCCGCGGTTGGGGCCGGCGGAGTTCCTGCCGGAGGCGGAGCGGTCGAACCTGGTGCTCGACATCGACCGGTGGGTGCTGTCGACGGCGATCGACACGCTGGTCCGGCACCCCGACCTGGACCTGCGGTTCAACGTGAACGTGTCGGGTCGGACGTTGGAGGACGAGGACTTCGGCGGGTTCGTGCTGGACCGGCTCGCCACCGCGGGGGTGGCGCCGGGCCGGTTGGGGCTGGAGATCACCGAGACCGCGGCGGTGACGAACCTGGACGCGGCGCGCGCGTTGGCCGTGCAGCTGCGCGGGTTCGGCTGCCGGATCACGCTGGACGACTTCGGTTCCGGGTTCGGCTCGTTCGTGCACCTCAAGCACCTGCCGATCACCGGGATCAAGATCGACGGCGAGTTCGTGCGCGGGATCGACGAGCGGTCGACGGACGCGGTGCTGGTGGCCGGGATCGTGGAGATCGCGCGCGGCCTGGGGCTCTCGGCGGTGGCGGAGTGGGTGGAGCGGCCCGCGCAGGTCGCCACGCTGATCGGGCTGGGGGTGCGGGTGGGGCAGGGGTTCCACCTGGGCCGCCCGGTGCCGCTGGCGCAGATCCTTTCGGCCGCGCCGGTGACGCCGAACGGAGCATTGTCGACACCGTCGGCGGGTGCGGAGGATAGGGCGCGTTCCTGA
- a CDS encoding PPOX class F420-dependent oxidoreductase yields the protein MPRIATARTPDRDGLLEFLRPRHRALLVTTRRDGRPQVSPVTCGVDAAGRIVVASYPARAKARNARRDERVVLCVLSDDWDGPHVQVDGRAEVLGLPEAVEPLVDYYRAVAGEHPDWDDYRAAMQRQGKVLIRVEIDRWGPIATGGFPTPNPGTPDGVPSDPKPGDDDPDRAG from the coding sequence ATGCCGAGGATCGCCACCGCGCGCACACCGGACCGCGACGGGCTGCTGGAGTTCCTGCGCCCCCGCCACCGCGCCCTGCTGGTCACCACCCGCCGGGACGGGCGGCCCCAGGTCTCGCCGGTGACGTGCGGGGTCGACGCGGCGGGCCGGATCGTGGTGGCCAGCTACCCGGCGCGCGCCAAGGCCCGCAACGCCCGCCGTGACGAGCGGGTCGTGCTGTGCGTGCTCTCCGACGACTGGGACGGCCCGCACGTACAGGTCGACGGCCGTGCGGAGGTGCTGGGCCTGCCCGAGGCGGTCGAGCCGCTGGTGGACTACTACCGGGCGGTCGCCGGCGAGCACCCCGACTGGGACGACTACCGGGCGGCGATGCAGCGCCAGGGCAAGGTCCTGATCCGGGTCGAGATCGACCGGTGGGGCCCGATCGCCACCGGCGGCTTCCCTACCCCGAACCCCGGCACCCCGGACGGTGTGCCGTCGGACCCGAAACCCGGCGACGACGACCCCGACCGGGCCGGTTAG